The proteins below come from a single Canis aureus isolate CA01 chromosome 14, VMU_Caureus_v.1.0, whole genome shotgun sequence genomic window:
- the PLEC gene encoding plectin isoform X33 — MSAEDHEVRAAAEDANGGSGSPSPGDTLPWNLGKTQRSRRSGGSSGGNGSVLDPAERAVIRIADERDRVQKKTFTKWVNKHLIKAQRHISDLYEDLRDGHNLISLLEVLSGDSLPREKGRMRFHKLQNVQIALDYLRHRQVKLVNIRNDDIADGNPKLTLGLIWTIILHFQISDIQVSGQSEDMTAKEKLLLWSQRMVEGYQGLRCDNFTSSWRDGRLFNAIIHRHRPMLIDMSKVYRQTNLENLDQAFSVAERDLGVTRLLDPEDVDVPQPDEKSIITYVSSLYDAMPRVPDVQDGVKANELQLRWQEYRELVVLLLQWMRHHTAAFEEHRFPSSFEEIEILWCQFLKFKETELPAKEADKNRSKGIYQSLEGAVQAGQLKVPPGYHPLDVEKEWGKLHVAILDREKQLRSEFERLECLQRIVSKLQMEAGLCEEQLNHADALLQSDVRLLAASKAPQRAAEVERDLDKADGMIRLLFNDVQTLKDGRHPQGEQMYRRVYRLHERLVAIRTEYNLRLKSGVAAPVTQVTMQTTQRRPELEDATLRYLQDLLAWVEENQRRVDSAEWGGDLPSVEAQLGSHRGLHQSIDEFRAKIERARADEGQLSPAPRGTYRDCLGRLDLQYAKLLNSSKARLRSLESLHGFVAAATKELMWLSEKEEEEVGFDWGEHNSNMAAKKESYSALMRELEVKEKKIKEIQSTGDRLLREGHPARPTVESFQAALQTQWSWMLQLCCCIEAHLKENTAYFQFFSDVRETEEQLRKLQEMLRRKYICDRSITVTRLEDLLQDAQDEKEQLNEYRAHLSGLAKRAKAVVQLKPRDQAQPVRGLVPLQAVCDYKQVEVTVHKGDQYQLLGPAQPAHWKVLSSSGSEAAVPSVCFLVPPPNQEAQEAVSRLEAQHQALVALWHQLHVDMKSLLAWQCLSRDVQLIRSWSLVTFRTLKPEEQRQALRSLELHYQAFLRDSQDAGGFGPEDRLQAEREYGSCSRHYQQLLQSAEQGAQEESRCQRCISELKDIRLQLEACETRTVHRLRLPLDKEPARECAQRIAEQQKAQAEVEGLGKGVARLSAEAEKVLALPEPSPAAPTLRSELELTLGKLEQVRSLSAIYLEKLKTISLVIRSTQGAEEVLRAHEEQLKEAQAVPATLPDLEATKAALKKLRVQAEAQQPVFDALRDELRGAQEVGERLQRQHGERDVEVERWRERVAPLLERWQAALAQTDVRQRELEQLGRQLRYYRESADPLGAWLQDAKQRQERIQAVPLANSQAVREQLQQEKELLEEIERYGEKVDECQQLAKQYINAIKDYELQLVTYKAQLEPVASPAKKPKVQSGSESVIQEYVDLRTRYSELTTLTSQYIKFIRETLRRMEEEEMQVVQQEQLLQETRALQESFLSEKDRLLQRERFIEQEKAKLEQLFRDEVAKAQKLREEQQRQQQQMEQEREQLVASMEEARQCQREAEEGVRRKQEELQLLEQQRQQQERLLAEENQRLRERLQRLEEEHRAALAHSEEIAASQAAAAKALPNGRDAPDGPAVEAEPEHVFDGLRRKVPAQRLQEVGILSAEELQRLAQGRTTVAELAQREDVCQYLQGRGGIAGLLLKPANEKLSIYAALRRQLLSPGTALILLEAQAATGFLLDPVQNRRLTVNEAVKEGVVGPELHHKLLSAERAVTGYKDPYTGEQISLFQAMQKELIVRDHGIRLLEAQIATGGIIDPVHSHRLPVDVAYQRGYFDEEMNRVLADPSDDTKGFFDPNTHENLTYLQLLERCVLDPETGLRLLPLTDQAARGGELVYTDSEARDVFEKATVSAPFGKFQGRTVTIWELINSEYFTTEQRRDLLRQFRMGKVTVEKIIKIVITVVEEHEQKGQLCFEGLRALVPAAELLESGVIDHNLYRQLQRGERSVREVAEVDAVRRALRGTSVIAGVWLEETGQRLSIYEALKKDLLPPEVAVALLEAQAGTGHIIDPATSARLTVDEAVRAGLVGPELHEKLLSAEKAVTGYKDPYSGQSVSLFQALKKGLIPREQGLRLLDAQLSTGGIVDPSKSHRVPMDVAYARGYLDQETSRALSAPQDEAKTYHDPSTQEPVTYGQLQQQCRPDPLTGLSLLPLSEQAAQARREGLYSELQARETFQKTPVEVPVGSFKGRTVTVWELLSSEYFTTEQRQELLRQFRTGTVTVEKIIKIVITIVEEVETVRQERLSFSGLRAPVPASELLASGVLSRTQFEQLKDGKTSVKDLSELSSVRTLLQGSGCLAGIYLEESKEKVTIYEAMRRGLLRPSTATLLLEAQAATGFLIDPVRNQRLYVHEAVKAGVVGPELHEKLLSAEKAVTGYKDPYSGSTISLFQAMKKGLVLREHGIRLLEAQIATGGIIDPVHSHRLPVDVAYQRGYFDEEMNRVLADPSDDTKGFFDPNTHENLTYLQLLERCVEDPETGLRLLPLKGAEKTEVVESTQVYTEEETRRAFEETQIDIPGSAGRSGSTMSLWEVMQSDLIPEEQRTRLMADFQAGRVTKERMIIIIIEIIEKTEIVRQQNLASYDYVRRRLTAEDLYEARIISRETYSLLREGTKSLRQVLEEEEASRYLYGTGCVAGVYLPGSRQTLTIYQALKKGLLNAEVARFLLEAQAATGFLLEPVKGERLTVDEAVRKGLVGPELHDRLLSAERAVTGYRDPYTEQTISLFQAMKKDLIPTDEALRLLDAQLATGGIVDPHLGFHLPLEVAYQRGYLNKDTHDQLSEPSEVRSYLDPSTDERLSYTQLLRRCRRHETSGQMLLPLSDARKLTFRGLRKQITVEELVRSQVLDEATALQLQEGLTSVEEVTKNLQKFLEGTSCIAGVFVDATKERLSVYQAMKKGIIRPGTAFELLEAQAATGYVIDPIKGLKLTVEEAVRMGIVGPEFKDKLLSAERAVIGYKDPYSGKLISLFQAMKKGLILKDHGIRLLEAQIATGGIIDPEESHRLPVEVAYKRGLFDEEMNEILTDPSDDTKGFFDPNTEENLTYLQLMERCITDPQTGLCLLPLKEKKRERKTSSKSSVRKRRVVIVDPETGKEMSVYEAYRKGLIDHQTYLELSEQECEWEEITISSSDGVVKSMIIDRRSGRQYDIDEAIARNLIDRSALDQYRAGTLSITEFADMLSGNAGGFRSRSSSVGSSSSYPISPATSRTQAASWSDPTEETGPVAGILDTETLEKVSITEAMRRNLVDNITGQRLLEAQACTGGIIDPSSGERFPVTDAVSRGLVDKIMVDRINLAQKAFCGFEDPRTKTKMSAAQALKKGWLYYEAGQRFLEAQYLTGGLIEPDVPGRVPLDEALQRGMVDARTAQKLRDVGAYSKYLTCPKTKLKISYKDALDRSMVEEGTGLRLLEAAAQSSKGYYSPYSVSGSGSAAGSRSGSRTGSRAGSRRGSFDATGSGFSMTFSSSSYSSSGYGRRYASGPVSSLGGPESAAA; from the exons ATGAACGGGATCGTGTGCAGAAGAAAACCTTCACCAAGTGGGTGAACAAACACCTCATCAAG GCCCAGAGACACATCAGTGACCTGTATGAAGACCTCCGCGATGGCCACAACCTCATCTCCCTGCTGGAGGTGCTCTCGGGGGACAGCCTG CCCCGGGAGAAGGGCAGGATGCGCTTCCATAAGCTGCAGAACGTTCAGATCGCCCTGGACTACCTCCGACACCGCCAG GTGAAGTTGGTGAACATCAGGAATGATGACATCGCGGATGGCAACCCCAAGCTGACCCTCGGCCTGATCTGGACAATCATCCTGCACTTCCAG ATCTCGGACATCCAGGTGAGCGGGCAGTCAGAGGACATGACGGCCAAGGAGAAGCTCCTGCTGTGGTCACAGCGCATGGTGGAGGGCTACCAGGGCCTGCGCTGTGACAACTTCACTTCCAGCTGGCGTGACGGTCGCCTCTTCAACGCCATCATTCACCGGCACAG GCCCATGCTCATCGACATGAGCAAGGTGTATCGTCAGACCAACCTGGAGAACCTAGACCAGGCCTTCTCCGTGGCAGAGCGGGACCTGGGCGTGACCCGGCTCCTGGACCCTGAGG ATGTGGATGTCCCTCAGCCTGACGAGAAGTCCATCATCACCTACGTCTCCTCCTTGTACGACGCGATGCCCCGAGTACCTGACGTGCAGGATGGGGTGAAGGCCAAC GAGCTGCAGCTGCGCTGGCAGGAGTACCGGGagctggtggtgctgctgctgcagTGGATGCGGCACCACACTGCCGCCTTCGAGGAGCACAGGTTCCCGTCCAGCTTTGAAGAGATCGAG ATTTTGTGGTGCCAGTTCTTGAAATTTAAGGAGACGGAGCTTCCGGCCAAGGAGGCAGACAAGAACCGGTCCAAGGGCATCTACCAGTCCCTGGAG GGTGCGGTGCAAGCAGGCCAGCTCAAGGTGCCCCCCGGCTACCACCCCCTGGATGTGGAGAAGGAGTGGGGCAAGCTGCATGTGGCCATCCTAGATCGGGAGAAGCAGCTCCGGAGCGAATTTGAGAG GCTGGAGTGTCTTCAGCGCATCGTGAGCAAACTGCAGATGGAGGCTGGGCTGTGTGAGGAGCAGCTGAACCACGCCGACGCCCTGCTTCAGTCG GACGTGCGGCTGCTGGCTGCGAGCAAGGCTCCACAGCGGGCGGCCGAGGTGGAGCGGGACCTTGACAAGGCAGATGGCATGATCCGGCTGCTGTTCAACGATGTGCAGACCCTCAAGGATGGGCGGCACCCGCAGGGAGAGCAGATGTACCGCAG AGTGTACCGCCTGCACGAGCGCTTGGTGGCCATCCGAACCGAGTACAACCTCCGGCTAAAGTCCGGCGTAGCTGCCCCCGTGACCCAGGTGACTATGCAGACCACGCAGAGGCGCCCTGAGCTCGAGGATGCCACGCTGCGCTACCTGCAGGACCTGCTGGCCTGGGTGGAGGAGAACCAGCGCCGGGTGGACAGTGCCGAGTGGGGCGGGGACCTGCCCAGTGTGGAAGCGCAGCTGGGCAGCCACCGTGGCCTGCACCAGTCCATTGACGAGTTCCGGGCCAAGATTGAGCGGGCGCGGGCTGATGAG GGCCagctctcccctgccccccggggCACCTACAGGGACTGCCTGGGCCGGCTTGACCTGCAGTACGCCAAGCTGCTG AACTCCTCTAAGGCCCGTCTGCGGTCCCTGGAGAGCCTGCACGGCTTTGTGGCGGCTGCCACCAAGGAGCTGATGTGGCTcagtgagaaggaggaggaggaggtgggcttCGACTGGGGGGAGCACAACTCTAACATGGCCGCCAAGAAGGAGAGCTACTCG gctctgatGCGCGAGCTGGAGGTGAAGGAAAAGAAGATCAAGGAGATTCAGAGCACCGGGGACCGGCTGCTGCGGGAGGGGCACCCTGCCCGGCCTACAGTGGAG TCCTTCCAGGCCGCCCTGCAGACCCAGTGGAGCTGGATGCTTCAGCTGTGCTGCTGCATCGAGGCGCACCTGAAAGAGAACACCGCCTACTTCCAG TTCTTCTCGGACGTGCGGGAGACTGAGGAACAGCTCCGGAAGCTGCAGGAGATGCTGCGCAGGAAGTATATCTGTGACCGCTCCATCACCGTCACGCGCCTGGAGGACCTGCtacaggatgcccag GATGAGAAGGAGCAGCTGAACGAGTACAGGGCACACCTGTCAGGGCTGGCCAAGCGGGCCAAGGCTGTCGTGCAGCTGAAGCCCCGAGACCAGGCCCAGCCTGTGCGGGGTCTCGTGCCGCTGCAGGCTGTGTGTGACTACAAGCAGGTGGAG GTGACTGTGCACAAGGGTGACCAGTACCAGCTGCTGGGCCCCGCACAGCCCGCGCACTGGAAGGTGCTCAGCAGCTCTGGCAGTGAGGCCGCCGTGCCCTCTGTGTGTTTCCTCGTGCCTCCGCCCAaccaggaggcccaggaggccgTCAGCAG GCTGGAGGCCCAGCACCAGGCCCTGGTCGCGCTGTGGCACCAGCTGCACGTGGACATGAAGAGTCTCCTGGCATGGCAGTGCCTCAGCAGGGACGTGCAGCTCATCCGCTCCTGGTCCTTGGTCACG TTCCGGACGCTGAAGCCCGAGGAGCAACGCCAAGCCCTGCGCAGCCTGGAGCTTCACTACCAGGCCTTCCTGCGGGACAGCCAGGACGCTGGGGGCTTTGGGCCTGAGGACCGGCTGCAGGCCGAGCGCGAGTACGGCTCCTGCAGCCGGCACTACCAGCAGCTGCTGCAGAGCGCGGAGCAGG GTGCACAGGAGGAGTCCCGCTGCCAGCGCTGCATCTCTGAGCTCAAGGACATCCGGCTGCAGCTGGAGGCCTGCGAGACCCGCACCGTGCACCGCCTGCGGCTGCCGCTGGACAAGGAGCCCGCGCGAGAGTGTGCGCAGCGCATCGCCGAGCAGCAG AAAGCACAAGCTGAGGTGGAAGGACTAGGCAAGGGTGTCGCCCGGCTCTCTGCGGAGGCCGAGAAGGTCCTGGCCCTGCCCGAGCCGTCACCTGCCGCCCCCACCCTGCGCTCAGAGCTGGAGCTGACCCTGGGCAAGCTGGAGCAGGTCCGCAGCCTGTCTGCCATTTACCTGGAGAA GCTCAAGACCATCAGTCTGGTGATCCGCAGCACGCAGGGGGCTGAGGAGGTGCTCAGGGCCCACGAGGAGCAGCTCAAGGAGGCCCAGGCTGTGCCTGCCACCCTTCCGGATCTTGAGGCCACCAAGGCTGCGCTGAAG AAGCTGCGGGTCCAGGCGGAAGCACAGCAGCCCGTGTTTGATGCCCTGCGGGACGAGCTGCGGGGGGCTCAGGAGGTGGGGGAGCGGCTGCAGCGGCAGCACGGCGAGCGGGACGTGGAGGTGGAGCGCTGGCGAGAGCGGGTCGCACCCCTGCTGGAGCGCTGGCAGGCTGCACTGGCCCAGACCGACGTGAGGCAGCGCGAGCTCGAGCAGCTGGGCCGCCAGCTCCGCTACTACCGCGAGAGCGCAGACCCGCTGGGCGCCTGGCTGCAGGACGCCAAGCAGCGGCAGGAGCGGATCCAGGCCGTGCCGCTAGCCAACAGCCAGGCCGTGCGGGAGCAGCTGCAGCAGGAGAAG gagCTGCTGGAGGAGATCGAGCGGTATGGCGAGAAGGTGGATGAGTGCCAGCAGCTGGCCAAGCAGTACATTAATGCCATCAAG GACTACGAGCTTCAACTGGTCACGTATAAGGCGCAGCTGGAGCCAGTGGCCTCCCCAGCCAAGAAGCCCAAGGTCCAGTCCGGGTCTGAGAGCGTCATCCAGGAG TACGTGGACCTGCGCACGAGGTACAGCGAGCTCACCACGCTTACAAGTCAGTACATCAAGTTCATCCGCGAGACCCTGCGGCgcatggaggaggaggag ATGCAGGTGGTGCAGCAGGAGCAGCTGCTGCAGGAGACGCGGGCCCTGCAGGAGAGCTTCCTGTCAGAGAAGGACCGCCTGCTGCAGCGGGAGCGCTTCATCGAGCAGGAGAAGGCCAAGCTGGAGCAGCTCTTCCGGGACGAGGTGGCCAAGGCGCAGAAATTGCGTGaggagcagcagcggcagcagcagcagatgGAGCAGGAGCGGGAGCAGCTGGTGGCCAGCATGGAGGAGGCCCGGCAGTGCCAGCGCGAGGCCGAGGAGGGCGTGCGCCgcaagcaggaggagctgcagcTTCTcgagcagcagcggcagcagcaggaGCGACTGCTGGCCGAGGAGAACCAGCGGCTGCGCGAGCGGCTACAGCGCCTGGAGGAGGAGCACCGGGCCGCCTTGGCGCATTCGGAGGAGATCGCCGCCTCGCAGGCCGCGGCTGCCAAAGCCCTGCCCAACGGCCGGGATGCGCCCGACGGCCCAGCCGTGGAGGCAGAGCCTGAGCACGTGTTCGATGGCCTTCGGCGGAAGGTGCCAGCCCAGCGGCTGCAGGAGGTGGGCATCCTGAGCGCAGAGGAGCTGCAGCGGCTGGCCCAGGGCCGCACGACAGTGGCCGAGCTTGCTCAGCGGGAGGACGTGTGCCAGTACCTGCAGGGCCGCGGTGGCATCGCTGGGCTGCTGCTCAAACCGGCCAACGAGAAGCTGAGTATCTACGCGGCCCTCCGGAGGCAGCTGCTGAGCCCAGGCACGGCGCTCATCCTGCTGGAGGCACAGGCGGCCACTGGCTTCCTCCTGGACCCCGTGCAGAACCGACGGCTGACTGTCAACGAGGCTGTGAAGGAAGGCGTGGTGGGGCCCGAGCTGCACCACAAGCTGCTGTCGGCCGAGCGTGCCGTCACCGGCTACAAGGACCCCTACACTGGTGAGCAGATCTCGCTCTTCCAGGCCATGCAGAAGGAGCTCATCGTGCGCGACCACGGCATCCGCCTGCTGGAGGCCCAGATCGCCACGGGCGGCATCATCGACCCGGTACACAGCCACCGGCTGCCCGTGGACGTGGCCTACCAGCGCGGCTACTTCGACGAGGAGATGAACCGCGTGCTGGCCGACCCGAGCGACGACACCAAGGGCTTCTTCGACCCCAACACGCACGAGAACCTCACGTACCTGCAGCTGCTGGAGCGCTGCGTGCTCGACCCCGAGACAGGCCTGCGCCTGCTGCCCCTCACGGACCAGGCCGCCAGGGGCGGTGAGCTGGTCTACACCGACTCCGAGGCCCGGGATGTGTTCGAGAAAGCCACTGTGTCTGCACCGTTCGGGAAGTTCCAGGGCAGGACGGTGACCATCTGGGAGCTCATCAACTCCGAGTACTTCACGACGGAGCAGCGGCGGGATCTGCTGAGGCAGTTCCGCATGGGCAAGGTCACCGTGGAGAAGATCATCAAGATCGTCATCACGGTGGTGGAGGAACACGAGCAGAAAGGCCAGCTCTGCTTCGAGGGCCTGCGCGCCCTCGTACCCGCCGCCGAGCTGCTCGAGAGCGGGGTCATAGACCACAACCTCTACCGCCAGCTGCAGCGGGGCGAGCGCTCTGTGCGAGAGGTGGCCGAGGTGGACGCCGTGCGGCGGGCCCTGCGGGGCACCAGCGTCATTGCAGGGGTGTGGCTGGAGGAGACAGGACAGAGGCTGAGCATCTACGAAGCCCTGAAGAAGGATCTCCTGCCTCCAGAGGTAGCAGTGGCTCTCCTGGAGGCCCAGGCCGGCACTGGCCACATCATTGACCCCGCCACGAGCGCCCGGCTCACCGTGGACGAGGCAGTGCGTGCTGGCCTGGTGGGGCCCGAGCTGCATGAGAAGCTGCTGTCGGCCGAGAAGGCCGTGACGGGCTACAAGGACCCGTACTCGGGGCAGAGTGTTTCTCTCTTCCAGGCCCTGAAGAAGGGCCTcatccccagggagcagggcctgcGTCTGCTTGATGCCCAGTTGTCCACGGGTGGCATCGTTGACCCAAGCAAGAGCCACCGCGTGCCCATGGACGTGGCCTACGCCCGGGGCTACCTGGACCAGGAGACCAGCCGAGCCCTGTCGGCGCCCCAAGACGAAGCCAAGACCTACCACGACCCCAGCACGCAGGAGCCCGTCACCTACGGCCAGCTCCAGCAGCAATGCCGGCCCGACCCGCTGACGGGGCTGAGCCTGCTGCCGCTCTCGGAACAGGCCGCTCAGGCCCGGCGGGAGGGGCTCTACTCCGAGCTGCAGGCCCGTGAGACCTTTCAGAAGACCCCCGTGGAGGTCCCCGTGGGCAGCTTCAAGGGCAGGACGGTGACGGTGTGGGAGCTCCTGAGCTCCGAGTACTTCACGACTGAGCAGAGACAGGAGCTGCTGCGGCAGTTCCGCACGGGTACCGTCACCGTGGAGAAGATCATCAAGATCGTCATCACCATTGTGGAGGAGGTGGAGACTGTGCGGCAAGAGAGGCTGTCGTTCAGTGGCCTCCGTGCCCCGGTGCCAGCCAGCGAGCTCCTGGCCTCTGGGGTCCTCAGCAGGACCCAATTCGAGCAGCTCAAGGATGGCAAGACGTCGGTGAAAGACCTATCAGAGCTGAGCTCCGTGCGGACGCTGCTCCAGGGCAGCGGCTGCCTGGCCGGCATCTACCTGGAGGAATCCAAGGAGAAGGTGACCATCTACGAGGCCATGCGGCGGGGCCTGCTCAGGCCCAGCACGGCCACTCTCCTGCTCGAGGCGCAGGCGGCCACGGGCTTCCTCATCGACCCCGTGCGCAACCAGCGCTTGTACGTCCATGAGGCTGTGAAGGCGGGTGTGGTGGGGCCCGAGCTGCACGAGAAGCTGCTGTCGGCCGAGAAGGCCGTGACCGGCTACAAGGACCCGTATTCGGGCAGCACCATCTCGCTCTTCCAGGCCATGAAGAAGGGCCTGGTCCTTCGGGAGCATGGCATCCGCCTGCTGGAGGCCCAGATCGCCACGGGCGGCATCATCGACCCGGTACACAGCCACCGGCTGCCCGTGGACGTGGCCTACCAGCGCGGCTACTTCGACGAGGAGATGAACCGCGTGCTGGCCGACCCGAGCGACGACACCAAGGGCTTCTTTGACCCCAACACGCATGAGAACCTCACGTACCTGCAGCTGCTAGAGCGCTGTGTGGAGGACCCCGAGACGGGCCTTCGCCTCCTGCCCCTGAAAGGCGCCGAGAAGACGGAGGTGGTGGAGTCCACGCAGGTGTACACGGAGGAGGAGACCCGCAGGGCGTTCGAGGAGACGCAGATCGACATCCCTGGCAGCGCCGGCCGCAGCGGCTCCACTATGTCCCTGTGGGAGGTGATGCAGTCGGACCTGATCCCGGAGGAGCAGCGGACCCGGCTCATGGCGGACTTCCAGGCTGGCCGCGTGACTAAGGAGcgcatgatcatcatcatcatcgagATCATTGAGAAGACCGAGATCGTGCGCCAGCAGAACCTGGCCTCCTATGACTACGTCCGGCGCCGTCTCACTGCCGAGGACCTGTACGAGGCCCGGATCATCTCCCGCGAGACCTACAGCCTCCTGCGGGAGGGGACCAAGAGCCTCCGACAGGTGCTTGAGGAGGAAGAGGCCTCCCGCTACCTCTACGGCACGGGCTGCGTGGCCGGCGTCTACCTGCCGGGCTCCAGGCAGACACTCACCATCTACCAGGCCCTCAAGAAGGGGCTGCTGAACGCCGAGGTGGCCCGCTTCCTGCTGGAGGCGCAGGCGGCCACGGGCTTCCTCCTGGAGCCCGTGAAGGGCGAGCGGCTGACTGTGGACGAGGCCGTGCGCAAAGGCCTGGTGGGCCCCGAGCTGCATGACCGGCTGCTCTCAGCGGAGCGGGCCGTGACCGGCTACCGCGACCCCTACACCGAGCAGACCATCTCCCTCTTCCAGGCCATGAAGAAGGACCTGATCCCCACCGACGAGGCCCTGCGGCTGCTAGATGCCCAGCTGGCCACGGGCGGCATCGTGGACCCGCACCTGGGCTTCCACCTCCCCTTGGAGGTGGCCTACCAGCGTGGCTACCTCAACAAAGACACGCACGACCAGCTCTCAGAGCCCAGCGAGGTGCGCAGCTACCTGGATCCGTCCACGGACGAGCGCCTCAGCTACACGCAGCTGCTCCGGCGGTGCCGCCGCCACGAGACCAGCGGCCAGATGCTCCTGCCTCTCTCGGACGCCCGCAAGCTGACCTTCCGCGGGCTGCGCAAGCAGATCACGGTGGAGGAGCTGGTGCGTTCGCAGGTCCTGGACGAGGCCACCGCGCTGCAGCTGCAGGAGGGCCTGACGTCGGTGGAGGAGGTCACCAAGAACCTGCAGAAGTTCCTCGAGGGCACGAGCTGCATTGCGGGCGTCTTCGTGGATGCCACCAAGGAGCGGCTGTCGGTGTACCAGGCCATGAAGAAGGGCATCATCCGCCCTGGCACGGCCTTCGAGCTCCTGGAGGCGCAGGCGGCCACTGGCTACGTCATCGACCCCATCAAGGGGCTGAAGCTGACCGTGGAGGAGGCCGTGCGCATGGGCATCGTGGGTCCCGAGTTCAAGGACAAGCTGCTGTCGGCCGAGCGCGCCGTCATTGGCTACAAGGACCCCTACTCTGGGAAGCTCATCTCCCTGTTCCAGGCCATGAAGAAGGGCCTCATCCTGAAGGACCACGGCATCCGCCTCTTGGAGGCCCAGATTGCCACGGGCGGCATCATCGACCCCGAGGAGAGCCACCGGTTGCCTGTGGAGGTGGCCTACAAGCGCGGCCTCTTTGATGAGGAGATGAACGAGATCCTGACTGACCCGAGCGATGACACCAAGGGCTTCTTCGACCCCAACACGGAGGAGAACCTCACGTACCTGCAGCTGATGGAGCGCTGCATCACGGACCCCCAGACGGGCTTGTGCCTGCTGCCCCTGAAGGAGAAGAAGCGGGAGCGGAAGACGTCCTCCAAGTCATCGGTGCGCAAGCGCCGCGTGGTGATCGTGGATCCCGAGACAGGCAAGGAGATGTCCGTGTACGAGGCGTACCGCAAGGGCCTCATCGACCACCAGACGTACCTGGAGCTATCCGAGCAGGAGTGCGAGTGGGAAGAGATCACCATCTCGTCCTCGGACGGCGTGGTCAAGTCCATGATCATCGACCGCCGCTCAGGCCGCCAGTACGACATCGACGAGGCCATCGCCAGGAACCTCATCGACCGCTCAGCACTGGACCAGTACCGCGCGGGCACGCTCTCCATCACGGAGTTCGCGGACATGCTGTCAGGCAACGCTGGCGGCTTCCGCTCCCGTTCCTCTTCCgtgggctcctcctcctcctaccccATCAGCCCCGCCACCTCCAGGACCCAGGCGGCCTCCTGGTCAGACCCCACCGAGGAGACGGGCCCCGTGGCCGGCATCCTGGACACGGAAACGCTGGAGAAGGTGTCCATCACGGAGGCCATGCGCCGCAACCTGGTGGACAACATCACCGGGCAGCGGCTGCTGGAGGCCCAGGCCTGCACGGGCGGCATCATCGACCCCAGCAGCGGTGAACGCTTCCCCGTCACGGACGCCGTCAGCCGGGGCTTGGTGGACAAGATCATGGTGGACCGCATCAACCTGGCGCAGAAGGCCTTCTGCGGCTTCGAGGACCCGCGCACCAAGACCAAGATGTCGGCTGCACAGGCCCTGAAGAAGGGCTGGCTGTACTATGAGGCGGGCCAGCGCTTCCTGGAGGCGCAGTACCTGACGGGCGGCCTCATCGAGCCCGACGTGCCGGGCCGCGTGCCCCTCGACGAGGCCCTGCAGCGGGGCATGGTGGACGCCCGCACAGCCCAGAAGCTGCGGGACGTCGGCGCCTACTCCAAGTACCTCACCTGCCCCAAGACCAAGCTCAAGATCTCGTACAAGGACGCGCTGGACCGCAGCATGGTGGAGGAGGGCACGGGGCTGCGGCTGCTGGAGGCCGCCGCCCAGTCCAGCAAGGGCTACTACAGCCCCTACAGCGTCAGCGGCTCCGGCTCGGCCGCCGGCTCGCGCTCCGGCTCGCGCACGGGCTCCCGGGCTGGCTCCCGCCGGGGCAGCTTCGACGCCACCGGCTCCGGTTTCTCCATGACCTTCTCCTCGTCCTCCTACTCTTCCTCAGGCTACGGCCGCCGCTACGCCTCAGGGCCCGTGTCCTCCCTGGGGGGCCCCGAGTCCGCGGCGGCCTGA